Proteins from a genomic interval of Leifsonia shinshuensis:
- the rsfS gene encoding ribosome silencing factor: MTASPHARDILQLAAAAADSKGGIDLVALDVSGPLPLTDAFLLVSGSVERNVIAIASEVEDRLNEAGVRTLRREGKSEGRWILLDFGDLVVHVFHEEDRMYYALERLWKDCPVLPLELPVHTAD; this comes from the coding sequence GTGACCGCCTCCCCGCACGCTCGGGACATCCTGCAGCTCGCCGCCGCGGCGGCCGACTCGAAGGGCGGCATCGACCTGGTGGCGCTCGACGTCTCCGGCCCGCTGCCGCTGACCGACGCGTTCCTCCTGGTGTCCGGCTCGGTCGAGCGCAACGTGATCGCGATCGCCTCCGAGGTGGAGGACCGCCTCAACGAGGCCGGCGTCCGCACGCTGCGCCGCGAGGGCAAGTCGGAGGGCCGCTGGATCCTCCTCGACTTCGGCGACCTCGTCGTGCACGTCTTCCACGAGGAGGACCGCATGTACTACGCCCTCGAGCGCCTCTGGAAGGACTGCCCCGTCCTCCCGCTGGAGCTGCCAGTCCACACCGCGGACTAG
- a CDS encoding signal peptidase I, producing the protein MARRPRERRRSPMQLLGSVLLTLSAVAGAVAIVAVIVCAVAGMRPVVVISGSMEPTLPVGSLVFYRTVPAADARPGEIVTVPRQDGGTGLITHRVVSTTTTPAGTTLRLKGDANKTEDPLPYHVTSLGAYVGNVPVAGTVALAARTPLGIAAVGTYVAVMVGVIVFGRRREGPARSRTRGRRVAPAAE; encoded by the coding sequence ATGGCACGTCGACCCCGTGAGCGCCGCCGCTCGCCGATGCAGCTGCTGGGCTCGGTCCTGCTCACGCTCTCGGCGGTGGCGGGCGCCGTCGCGATCGTCGCCGTCATCGTCTGCGCGGTCGCGGGGATGCGCCCGGTCGTGGTGATCTCCGGTTCGATGGAACCGACCCTGCCGGTCGGCTCGCTGGTCTTCTACCGCACGGTCCCCGCCGCGGACGCGCGTCCGGGCGAGATCGTGACGGTCCCCCGCCAGGACGGCGGCACCGGCCTCATCACCCACCGCGTCGTCAGCACGACGACCACCCCGGCCGGCACGACGCTGCGACTGAAAGGCGATGCCAACAAGACGGAGGATCCGCTGCCGTACCACGTCACGTCCCTGGGGGCGTATGTCGGGAACGTCCCGGTGGCGGGCACGGTCGCGCTCGCCGCACGGACGCCGCTGGGGATCGCGGCGGTGGGGACGTATGTCGCGGTGATGGTGGGCGTCATCGTGTTCGGCCGGCGGCGCGAAGGCCCGGCGCGCTCACGGACTCGAGGGCGCCGGGTGGCGCCTGCTGCGGAGTGA